Proteins from one Gossypium raimondii isolate GPD5lz chromosome 8, ASM2569854v1, whole genome shotgun sequence genomic window:
- the LOC105792088 gene encoding 14 kDa proline-rich protein DC2.15, protein MASKRSASLALFFALNILFFSLVSACDSCPSPKPRPKPTPFPSPSAKGKCPRDALKLGVCANVLGLVNVTIGSPPVQPCCSLLQGLADLEAAVCLCTAIKANVLGINLNVPVSLSLLLNVCSRKVPSGFQCP, encoded by the coding sequence ATGGCTTCGAAAAGATCAGCATCACTTGCCCTCTTTTTTGCACTCAAcattctcttcttttctcttgtCAGTGCTTGTGATTCTTGCCCTTCCCCAAAACCAAGACCAAAGCCCACACCGTTCCCATCTCCTTCTGCAAAAGGCAAATGCCCTAGAGATGCCCTTAAATTAGGTGTATGTGCAAATGTGCTTGGTTTAGTCAATGTCACTATTGGTTCACCCCCAGTGCAGCCATGTTGCTCCCTTCTCCAAGGCCTTGCTGATCTTGAAGCTGCTGTTTGCCTTTGCACAGCAATCAAAGCCAACGTTTTGGGCATCAACCTCAATGTCCCAGTTTCCCTCAGCTTACTTCTCAATGTCTGCTCAAGGAAAGTTCCATCTGGCTTCCAATGTCCCTGA